Proteins encoded in a region of the Roseateles sp. SL47 genome:
- a CDS encoding nicotinate-nucleotide--dimethylbenzimidazole phosphoribosyltransferase, whose amino-acid sequence MSIHQSLICPTLNPELERALRARLDQRSAIAGRLGELEPLSVRLGLIQNTLTPELDIPTLMLFAGDHGLAVDGIKLPNGRSTREQALLALQHRLPSTVFANNQGMHVTVVDCGIAEPLSPQRGLLARKIAHGTRNCRVGPAMTLEQAHAGVRVGMEISDNLTSNVLACAGLGQGSMEAAALVLSRLMDLPVRDFLISGPDMPHEDLTHLLVVLQSAQARHREVEEPMAVLAAFGGFELAVMVGAMLVAASKRQLILVDGMPACAALKVASMIAPPVTDYAVFCRSTTHRGLDEALSLFHAAALLELGMDCSDGTGAPLAWPMIRCAAALLTEVQDIPDGPIHSRPTDLQHGAAAGAGPLGH is encoded by the coding sequence ATGTCCATCCATCAGTCCCTGATCTGCCCCACTCTCAATCCAGAGCTGGAGCGCGCCCTGCGCGCCCGTCTGGATCAGCGCAGTGCCATCGCGGGGCGGCTGGGCGAACTGGAACCGCTGTCGGTGCGCCTGGGCCTGATCCAGAACACACTGACGCCGGAACTGGACATTCCCACGCTCATGCTGTTTGCCGGGGACCACGGCCTGGCGGTTGATGGCATCAAGCTGCCCAATGGCCGCAGCACCCGTGAACAGGCCCTGCTGGCGTTGCAGCATCGCTTGCCGTCAACCGTGTTTGCCAACAACCAGGGCATGCATGTCACGGTGGTGGATTGCGGCATTGCCGAACCCCTGAGCCCGCAGCGTGGCCTGCTGGCCCGCAAGATTGCCCACGGCACGCGCAATTGCCGGGTCGGCCCGGCCATGACGCTGGAGCAGGCGCATGCCGGCGTGCGGGTCGGCATGGAAATTTCGGACAACCTCACCAGCAATGTGCTGGCCTGCGCGGGGCTGGGCCAAGGCTCGATGGAGGCCGCCGCGCTGGTGCTGTCACGGCTGATGGACCTGCCGGTCCGGGACTTCCTCATCTCCGGCCCGGACATGCCCCATGAGGACCTCACCCACCTGCTGGTCGTGCTGCAGAGTGCGCAGGCCCGCCACCGGGAGGTGGAGGAGCCGATGGCGGTCCTGGCGGCCTTCGGAGGCTTTGAACTGGCGGTGATGGTGGGGGCGATGCTGGTGGCCGCCAGCAAACGGCAACTGATCCTGGTGGATGGCATGCCGGCCTGCGCCGCCCTCAAAGTGGCGTCCATGATTGCGCCACCAGTGACCGACTATGCGGTGTTCTGCCGCAGCACCACCCATCGTGGCCTGGACGAAGCGCTGTCGCTCTTCCACGCTGCCGCCCTGCTGGAGTTGGGCATGGACTGCAGCGATGGCACCGGCGCCCCGCTGGCCTGGCCGATGATCCGCTGCGCTGCGGCGCTGCTGACCGAGGTGCAGGACATTCCGGACGGCCCCATCCACAGTCGCCCGACCGACCTGCAGCACGGCGCTGCGGCCGGCGCCGGCCCCCTGGGCCATTGA
- the gspG gene encoding type II secretion system major pseudopilin GspG, which yields MQRKISSRRASRGFTLIELIVAITIVAVMGAVVVPAVMNHVAEARRTAARQDVTTLMQALKLYKMDNGRYPSGDQGLNALVSKPTSGTVPGNWKVYIEKLPKDPWGNPYQYDNPGLKGEVDVYSLGADGKPGGEGNDADIGSWE from the coding sequence ATGCAACGCAAGATTTCTTCCCGCCGCGCCAGCCGCGGTTTCACCCTGATCGAACTGATCGTGGCCATCACCATTGTGGCCGTCATGGGCGCCGTGGTGGTGCCTGCCGTGATGAACCATGTGGCGGAGGCCCGGCGCACCGCCGCACGGCAGGATGTCACCACGCTGATGCAGGCGCTCAAGCTCTACAAGATGGACAACGGCCGCTATCCCAGCGGAGACCAAGGGCTGAACGCCCTGGTCAGCAAGCCCACCAGCGGCACCGTGCCGGGCAACTGGAAGGTCTATATTGAGAAGCTGCCCAAGGACCCCTGGGGCAACCCCTACCAATATGACAACCCCGGCCTGAAGGGCGAAGTTGATGTCTACAGCCTGGGTGCGGACGGCAAGCCGGGCGGTGAAGGCAACGACGCCGACATCGGCTCTTGGGAATAA
- a CDS encoding type II secretion system protein — protein MNASRSRGFTLIELLVAITIIAVASATVVVALRNTGGADLEREALHLASVLETARAEARAASLDVTWQPDQGRFRFTGLPQDLVDRLKLNRGWLGDEPSVTIRGASDNNGRVRLGPEPIIGAQHILLTRGDAHITLGTDGLRPFSIERETAP, from the coding sequence ATGAACGCAAGCCGCAGCCGCGGCTTCACGCTGATCGAACTGCTGGTGGCCATCACCATCATCGCCGTGGCCAGTGCCACCGTGGTGGTGGCATTGCGCAACACGGGCGGGGCCGATCTGGAGCGAGAAGCCCTGCACCTGGCCAGCGTGCTGGAGACGGCCCGTGCCGAGGCGCGGGCCGCGTCGCTGGACGTCACCTGGCAGCCGGACCAGGGCCGTTTCCGCTTCACCGGCCTTCCGCAGGACCTGGTGGACCGGCTCAAGCTCAACCGGGGCTGGCTGGGGGACGAACCCTCCGTCACCATCCGGGGCGCGAGCGACAACAACGGCCGCGTCCGGCTCGGACCGGAACCCATCATCGGCGCCCAGCACATCCTGCTGACCCGGGGCGACGCCCACATCACCCTGGGCACGGATGGCCTGCGGCCCTTCAGCATTGAGCGGGAGACCGCCCCATGA
- the gspI gene encoding type II secretion system minor pseudopilin GspI encodes MTRPIPPRPRGFTLIEVLVALTIVGLCLAAGMRAAGTMTSNAQRLSLNNMAQWCAENELTEMRLNTTFPGTGSTDFSCTQLGHSFTGRTEVATTANPNFRRVEMRVFNNDGQALLSITTVVGRY; translated from the coding sequence ATGACCCGGCCGATCCCCCCACGCCCGCGCGGCTTCACCCTGATCGAAGTGCTGGTGGCGCTCACCATCGTGGGCCTGTGCCTGGCGGCCGGCATGCGCGCCGCCGGCACCATGACCAGCAATGCGCAGCGGCTGTCGCTGAACAACATGGCGCAATGGTGCGCCGAGAACGAACTCACCGAGATGCGGCTGAACACGACGTTCCCCGGCACCGGCAGTACCGACTTCTCCTGCACCCAGCTCGGCCACTCCTTCACCGGCCGCACCGAGGTGGCCACCACGGCCAATCCGAACTTCCGCCGCGTGGAAATGCGGGTGTTCAACAACGATGGCCAGGCCTTGCTGAGCATCACCACCGTGGTCGGGAGGTATTGA
- a CDS encoding prepilin-type N-terminal cleavage/methylation domain-containing protein, whose protein sequence is MRRSLQARGFTLIEVLVALVIMAMMSVMAWRAVSALSTTKDATEAHMDSAETIGTLVRQWELDLREVQDSKQVTALAFDGATLRLTRRSDKGLQLVSWQIRDGRLIRWASPPATTLSGLQDAWFRSQQLSAQDLRDSPGVSGVLGWQMYFFRNNAWSNAQSSGDQDDAVTKTVPSGVRMKVQFSGGNYNGELTREVIVPAGGTR, encoded by the coding sequence ATGCGCCGCTCGTTGCAGGCCCGCGGTTTCACCCTCATCGAGGTGCTGGTGGCCCTGGTCATCATGGCGATGATGAGTGTGATGGCCTGGCGCGCCGTGTCGGCCCTCAGCACCACCAAGGACGCGACCGAAGCCCATATGGACAGCGCCGAAACCATTGGCACGCTGGTGCGGCAGTGGGAGCTGGACCTGCGTGAGGTGCAGGACAGCAAGCAGGTCACCGCCCTCGCCTTCGACGGCGCCACCCTGCGCCTCACCCGGCGCAGCGACAAAGGCCTGCAACTGGTGTCCTGGCAGATCCGGGACGGTCGGCTGATCCGCTGGGCCTCCCCACCCGCGACCACCCTCAGCGGCCTGCAGGACGCCTGGTTCCGCAGCCAGCAGCTCAGCGCGCAGGACCTGCGGGACAGCCCCGGCGTCAGCGGTGTGCTGGGCTGGCAGATGTATTTCTTCCGGAACAATGCCTGGAGCAATGCCCAGTCCAGCGGCGACCAGGACGATGCCGTCACCAAGACGGTGCCCAGCGGTGTGCGCATGAAAGTGCAGTTTTCCGGTGGCAACTACAACGGGGAACTCACCCGGGAAGTGATCGTTCCGGCCGGAGGCACACGATGA
- the gspK gene encoding type II secretion system minor pseudopilin GspK translates to MTPARCSRGAALLTALLIVTLVTTLAAAMLWRQARSIQIESAERGRAQSDWVLQGALDWARLILREDMRANNNARGNAVDYNGEVWAVPLAEAKLASFLSTDDNHSADSGPEAFLSGRIEDVQGRFNLYNLIPIETPTAPNPPKQIAIARRIFQAAGLSSGLADDVQKRLRQAWPQQTTESSSNGGTSGSSSGTNSGSGSSSDATAPVLPVRVEQLTWLGLTQEQVDRLKPYVTILPPSATNAKVITPTAININTAPREVLAALDANMSLTDADRIVRAREAKGITSSQWGNYAPQNVDVADVIQYTSNYFVVTGQLRLDDRLVTMRSLVWRDTSLTTRVLDRQFVQQSTSLLASQGK, encoded by the coding sequence ATGACACCGGCCCGCTGCAGCCGGGGCGCGGCGCTGCTGACAGCGCTGCTGATCGTCACCCTGGTCACCACCCTGGCCGCCGCCATGCTCTGGCGCCAGGCGCGCAGCATCCAGATTGAATCTGCCGAGCGCGGGCGGGCCCAGTCTGACTGGGTGCTGCAGGGCGCGCTGGATTGGGCCCGCCTGATCCTGCGGGAGGACATGCGGGCCAACAACAATGCCAGAGGCAACGCAGTCGATTACAACGGTGAAGTCTGGGCCGTGCCCCTGGCCGAAGCCAAGCTGGCCAGCTTCCTGTCCACTGACGACAACCATTCGGCCGACTCGGGCCCGGAAGCCTTCCTGTCCGGTCGCATCGAAGACGTCCAGGGGCGCTTTAATCTGTACAACCTGATCCCGATCGAGACGCCCACGGCCCCCAATCCGCCCAAACAGATTGCCATCGCTCGGCGCATCTTCCAGGCCGCCGGGCTGAGCTCGGGCTTGGCCGACGATGTCCAGAAGCGTCTGCGCCAAGCCTGGCCCCAGCAGACCACCGAGTCCTCGAGCAACGGTGGAACCAGCGGGAGCTCCAGCGGGACGAACAGCGGCTCGGGCTCCAGCTCCGATGCCACGGCACCGGTGCTGCCGGTGCGCGTGGAGCAACTCACCTGGCTGGGCCTGACGCAAGAGCAGGTGGACCGGCTCAAGCCTTACGTGACCATCCTGCCGCCCAGCGCGACGAATGCCAAGGTGATCACCCCAACCGCCATCAACATCAACACCGCCCCGAGGGAGGTGCTGGCGGCGCTGGATGCCAACATGAGCCTGACCGACGCCGACCGGATCGTCCGTGCCCGCGAGGCCAAGGGCATCACCAGCAGCCAGTGGGGGAACTATGCGCCGCAGAATGTGGATGTGGCCGACGTGATCCAGTACACCAGCAACTACTTTGTGGTCACCGGCCAGTTGCGCCTGGATGACCGCCTGGTCACCATGCGCTCCCTGGTCTGGCGGGACACCAGCCTCACCACCCGCGTCCTGGACCGCCAATTCGTCCAACAATCCACCTCCCTGCTGGCCAGCCAAGGTAAGTAG